TTTTCCCTGCCACAGATTCAACGAGAAGAGAGCAAAGATGAGCGATAAGCATTCCCCTACTTCCCAAGTAGCGGCTCTGATTAGCCGAGGCAAAGAACAAGGTTACTTAACCTACGCTGAGGTTAACGATCATCTCCCAGACTCAATCACTGAAAGCGAACAGATTGAAGACATTATTCAAATGCTTCAAGACGTGGGTATTCCGGTGCATGAACGCGCACCTGAAGCTGACGACACCATGTTCGACGGTACTAATACCGAAACGACTGATGAAGTCGCAGAAGAAGAAGCGGCAGCTGTTCTTGCCTCTGTAGAGAACGAACCTGGTCGTACCACTGACCCTGTACGTATGTATATGCGTGAAATGGGTACAGTTGAACTTCTGACTCGTGAAGGCGAGATTGTGATTGCAAAACGCATCGAAGAAGGTATTCGTGACGTTTTAAATTCAATTGCATATTGGCCAAATGCAGTCGAAGTTGTACTCCAAGAATATAAAGATTATGAAAGCGGTGAACGTCGTCTCGCAGATATTCTTTCAGGTTATTTAGACCCTGAATCTGACGAAGAGATTCCTGAAGTTATAGAAGAAGAACCTGAACTTGTAGAAGATTCAGACACCAAGCCAACCAAAGAAGTTAAACTCGATGATGACGATGAAGAAGAGTCAGACAGCGATGACGACTCTGAAGGCGAATCTGGTCCAGATCCTGAAATTGCAAAAGCACGTTTCACTGAATTAGAAGCAGCTTGGCAAGCGACCAAAGATGCAATTGCTAAACATGGTCGTCGTAGCAAACAAGCAGACGATGCGATTGAAGCGCTTGCAACTGTGTTCATGATGTTCAAATTCACACCACGTCTATTTGATATTATTTCAGAAATGATTCGTGGTACGCACGAAAACATTCGTACTGCTGAACGTGAAGTAATGCGCTATGCAGTGCGTCGTGGTCGTATGGATCGCACCCAATTCCGTACCTCTTTCCCAGGTCAAGAATCAAACCCGGCTTGGATTGAAGAGCAAATCGCCAAAGCGCCTGCGGATCTAAAACCGTATTTAGAAAAAGTTCGTCCAGATGTATTGGCTTTCCAACAAAAGATTGCTGATATTGAGAAAGAACTCAATCTCAACGTGAAAGAAATTAAAGAAATTTCTAAACGTATGGCAATTGGTGAAGCGAAAGCACGTCGTGCCAAGAAAGAGATGGTTGAAGCCAACTTACGTCTGGTGATTTCGATTGCGAAAAAATACACCAACCGTGGTCTACAATTCCTCGACTTGATTCAAGAAGGTAACATCGGCTTGATGAAAGCGGTAGACAAGTTTGAATACCGTCGTGGTTACAAGTTCTCGACTTATGCAACGTGGTGGATTCGTCAGGCGATCACGCGTTCGATTGCGGATCAAGCGCGTACCATTCGTATTCCGGTGCATATGATTGAAACAATTAACAAGATCAACCGTGTATCTCGTCAATTGCTTCAAGAAATGGGCCGTGAACCAACCCCTGAAGAATTGGGCGAACGTCTAGAAATGGACGAAGTGAAAGTTCGTAAAGTGCTTAAAATTGCGAAAGAACCAATTTCGATGGAAACGCCGATTGGTGATGATGAAGATTCGCACTTGGGTGACTTTATTGAAGACGGTAACATTACCTCTCCAATTGATGCGGCAACCTCTGAAGGCTTAAAAGAAGCAACGCGTGAAGTTTTAGAAAACCTAACTGAACGTGAAGCTAAAGTTTTGAAAATGCGTTTTGGTATCGATATGCCAACCGACCATACTTTGGAAGAAGTGGGTAAACAATTTGACGTAACACGTGAGCGTATTCGTCAGATTGAAGCCAAAGCATTACGTAAATTACGTCATCCTTCTCGTTCTGAACACTTACGTTCTTTCCTCGAGAATGACTGATCCATCTATAGGATAATGCAGGCTTGAATATGGGGGTCATTCCCCCATAATAAGAGCATGTAGCAATAGAATCAAAATACCTGCTCATTGCAGGTATTTTTAATAATGAGGTGTCCTATGACTGACATGACCGATCGCACTCCATCACGCGAACTTCAAGAAGACCTATGGGTTTTCCCAATGGACTATCCAATTAAATTGATTGGTGTTGCTGGTGATGAATTACATGGTGCCGTAACAGAAATTATGGTGAAGCATTTCCCTGATTTTGATGGTAAAAGCATTAAAGTACAGCCATCACGCACAGGTAAATATCATTCACTGACTGCGCAAATCGTGTTCCAAGAATTGGAACAAGTGCATGCACTTTATGCAGATTTGGCCGCTTGCCCATTGATTAAAACAGCGCTTTAATTTTTTTATTGTCGTTGCTAAAAAAACACGCTTTCGGGCGTGTTTTTTTATGTTTTGGGTTTAAAAATTTACTGATTTAACCAAGTGAATCTTTATCATCTCACTCAGTTGAAAATCCCCTATCCTGCAGCGAATTCATTATAATTAGACTCTATCCAAATTCTGAAAAGGCATCTTTGCTGTGGACGCTTTGAGCAAACCCAATTTAATCATTCGCCAATATTCTCAACTCACACCATATGAAGATCGCTTTTTAGAAATGAAAAGCTTGACTGAACAGCGTGATGAGAATAGCCCTGATGAATTATGGATTTTGCAACATCATGATGTACTTACTCAAGGTCAAGCGGGCAAGGCTGAGCATATTTTGATTCCAAGCGACTTACCTGTCGTACAGACCGACCGTGGCGGTCAAGTCACTTGGCATGGCAAAGGTCAAATGGTGGTGTATTTCATGTTCGATTTAAATCGCTTGAAATGGAATGTTCGCAGTTTGGTGTCTTATGCTGAAAATTTGATGATTGATTTATTGAAGACATATAACATTGAAGCTTATGCAAAACCTGACGCACCGGGTGTTTATGTCGATGGTCGTAAAATTGGCTCACTCGGTTTTAAAATTCGTAAAGGTCGTAGTTATCACGGCTTATCGTTGAATATTGATTGTAGCCTTGATGGTTTTCATACCATTAACCCCTGTGGCTATGCAGGTTTAGAAATGGTACGAATTTGCGATTTGCTTCCCAACTATCCAAGCTTTGAACAGCTGAGCCAAGATGTGATTCAAGCACTGACAGAAACCAACTTTTTCGAAAATATACAGATCAGTGCACACTAATCCCTTTACAAGCCTCCCTAGAATAAATTAGAGTATTTACTCTAAAATAAATCAATACGCAAATAGGGATGAGCGAGTGATTTCAATTAAATCAGTAAAGCCCGCTTTAGAGCAAGCCTATGTCAAGCTCATGCTTGATGTCATTGGACGTGGTTTAGCGATGGCGAGCCAAGTGGATGCTGAAATCAAACAGGATGTGTCAAAATTTCCTGTCGGTTTCACCGTTTCTATGGCTGTGTTTAACAGTGATGCAGCCTTTATCGCACAGGTCAATGATCAGCATCATTTGGTGTTGGTCGATCATACCGATGGCAAACCGGATCTGACCATTACCTTTAAACATATGCATCATGCATTTTTAGTGTTTTCTTTCCAAGAAAGTACCGCTCAAGCTTTTGCCAATGACCGCATGGTGGCGGATGGTGATTTAGGGCATGCGATTCGCTTGGTACGATGCTTGAATAAAATGGAAGCACTCATTTTACCGAAGATGGTGGCTGAGCTTGCCATCAAAGAATATCCACAACAACTCACAATTAAAGAAAAACTAACCGGCGCTGCCAATATTTATTTAAAAGTTGCTCAGTCATATATCAAAGGGAGTGTTTAAGGCATGGCTAAACCATATTACGAATTTTTCTGTCCAGTAAAAGTCATTGCTGGTAATGCCGCACTTGAACATATGCCCTTTGAATTGGCATCTATGGGTGCTTCTCGCCCAATGATTTTGACGGATAAAGGTGTACGTGCAAATGGTTTGCTTGAACCTGTAGAAACTGCTTTTGCAGCCACAGAGGTGACCATTGCTTCTATTTTTGATGATGTTCCACCCGACTCAAGTCTAGAGACGGTTCGAGCTGTAGCAGACGCGTACCGTTCAAACAACTGCGATGCGATTATTGCGATTGGCGGTGGTTCAGTGATTGATACTGCAAAGGCTGCCAATATCTTGGTGACTGAAGGTGGTGATGATCTACTGAAATACTCGGGAGCACATAATCTCCCTCGCCCATTAAAACCATTCTTTGTGGTACCGACGACTTCAGGTACAGGCTCAGAAGTGACCATGGTAGCGGTGATTTCAGACAACAGTACACATCAAAAAATGCCATTTGCTTCAAAATACCTGATGCCAAGTGCAGCGATTTTAGATCCACGTATGACCCAAACCTTGCCACCACACTTAACGGCAATGACGGCAATGGATGCAATGACCCATGCAGTTGAAGCCTATACCTGTTTGGCAGCCAATCCGATCAGTGATGCTTATGCGACCGCGGCAATCAAAAAAGTATCTGAAAACTTGTTTAATGTACTAGACAATCCGAAAGATGCCCATGGTCGTTTAGAGTTGGCGCAAGCGTCGACAATGGCAGGGATTGCATTCTCCAATGCCATGGTGGGTATTGTGCATTCACTCGGACATGCGTTGGGGGCAGTGGCACATTTACCGCATGGGCTATGCATGAACTTATTCCTACCTTATGTGCTTGAGTTCAATAAAGATGTAAACGGACATAAAATTGCCGAGTTGCTGTTGCCGCTTGCAGGTGCAGACATTTATGCGCAAACCCCTGCCCACGCACGTGCAGATAAAGCGATTGCCTTTATCAACACCATGCGTGATCACATTTATAGCTCAACGAAATTGCCTCGTACTTTGCGTGAAACCGGTAAAGTCACTGAAGCGCAGTTTGATGAGATTGCCGAGAAAGCATTGAATGATGGTTCCATCATTTTCAACCCGAAAGAAACCTCGCTTGAAGATTTGAAATCAATCCTAAAAAAAGCTTGGTAATTAATAAAAAATAGGCCAATATACGCCTAAATCTAGCCTGATGTTTTTTTAAACATCGGGCTTTTATCTTGCAGAATGTTGAGTCATCTATTTTTTATACAACTTGGCATATTTTCTGCTAAAACTTCTGAGAAGTTACTGACAAAGTGCATCGATATAGTATAGATTGGCGCACTTTTTTGTTTTTATCAATTCGGGGGGGTTGTTCGTCTCAAACAACCCTTATTAAGCATGACTGATCGTTGATCAACGATTAAGAGGATAACGCCGTTGACAAATATCTCTGGGACTCAAACCACAGCTCAACTGAAAAAAAATCTAGTGCTGTGGCATATTATCATTATTGGATTGGCGTATATTCAGCCACTCACTTTATTTGATACGTTCGGTCTTGTATCAGAAGGAAGTCAAGGTCATGTACCTACTTCCTACATATTTGCTTTAGTTGCAATCTTATTTACCTCCATTAGTTACGGACATATGATTCGTCGTTATCCGTCATCTGGTTCTGCATATACCTATGCACAAAAATCTATCCACCCGAATGTCGGTTTTATGGTGGGTTGGTCTTCGCTACTCGATTATCTTTTGTCTCCGTTAGTGAATATTATCTTAGCGGATATTTACCTCAGAGCATTATTTCCTGATGTGAATAATTGGATTTGGGTGATCAGTTTAACTGCAATCATGACCATCATTAACTTGTTTGGATCACGCTTTGTGGCGCGATTCAACAGTACCATTGTTGTGGTGCAATTAGGCATTATCTTCTACTTTGTTTATGAAGTTTATCAATTGCTTACACAGGGCGTCTACGCTGATGGCACCTTAAATCATGACAAAATTGAACTTTGGTCTTTGGCACCGTTTTGGAATGAATTTACCAGTATTGGTGCATTAATTGGTGGTGCAACCATTCTGTGCTTCTCTTTTACAGGTTTTGATGCTTTGTCATCATTGGCTGAAGAAACCAAAGATGCTGAAAAAACCTTGCCAAAAGCGATATTTACCACTGCTTTAATTGCAGGTGTTATTTTTATCATCAGCACCTATTTCATTCAAATTTTCTTCCCAAGTGCAGCAGCCTTGTACTTTAATCCTTTAGATGAATCGCAGCCGGTCATGCTTGAAGCATTAGGTAATACCACGATTCTGACTGCGATTACTGGCATTGCATTTAAAACGTTGGTGTTGTATTTCGCAGTCATTGCTGTACTTGCATCCGGTATTTCTGCACATGCAGGTGTATCTCGCTTGATGTATGTGATGGGTCGAGATGGCGTCATCAACAAGAAAGTCTTTGGTTATATCAGCCCTAAATTACATACGCCTGTTTACAATATTATTATTGTCGGTGTGATTGCACTCACTGCAGGTTTCTTAGACCTTGAACACATTGTCAATCTTATTAGTTTTGGTGCATTGACAGCATTCAGCTTCGTAAACTTCTCTGTAATTTCTCGCTATGCTTTACGTGATGGACGCACCAAAACATTTAAAGAGATCATGAGTTATGTGGTCATTCCATCTTTAGGCTTTGCAAGTGTGTTCTTGATGTGGCTTGAAATTGATGAAATGGCATTAAAACTTGGTTTGGCATGGGCCGTATTTGGGGTTGCTTACTTAGCCTACAAAACCCGTGGTTTCCGTCAACCTGCTCCACAACATGATGAATTTAGCGATCATTAATCGTTAAATCACATCCTATAAAAAAGGCGCTCAATGCGCCTTTTTTATTTGTTAGATTTTAATCTTTTCCTCAGTTGCAGGTTATTTAATTCGACAATTGAATCCCATTTTGGTATCCACCACATTATTTTTATAACCTAAACTTTGAATAAAAGAATCACGATCTTTCAAGACCGCCTGATCTTTTTGAGGCAATCTGAGTTTATTGTCTATCGCTAATTTATAGGTTTCATTGACGATACGTTGATAAATCCCACATACCTCCTGACGTTTCGGTTTGGTCAATTGACGCCCACCGGTCCAGGTTCGTTCGAAGTCTTCCGCTTTTAAGGTTTTTCCCCATTCATCAATACTCGCCACCATCCACTTTTGCATACGGTTTAGACCTTCACGGATTTCTGCTTGCGTCAAAGGTTTAACTTCCAGCTCATTCGGTTTTTCATTGGCTAAGACTGCGGTAGAAGCAGTTGCATTCAACTCAGTCTGGCTTGAATGTGGCGTCATTTGCTCATCTACAGGCTGTGGTTGTTCTGTTAAATTTTCCTGTTGCGGTGCTGTTGCGGCAAATATTGCCGTTGATACTGAAAGGATTGAAAGTGCCATCAATGGCTGTAAATAGTGTTTTAACTTTTGCATGTTGAACTTCATGTATATTTTTAAAATCTTTCATTTTTTATAACCAATATTCAGCGCGATATGAAGCTTTATTTGCCCCTCGTTACATAAAAAAAGCCACCTCGAAGGTAGCTTTTCTCTGTTTTCAATTTAGCTTAGCTGTTAAGAGAGTTCTTTAAAGCCTTGTTGACGCCAAGCCTCATACACAATCACTGCAGTCGCATTGGATAAGTTTAAGCTACGTGAATTGGCTGCCATCGGTAAGCGAATCCAATGCTGTTGTGGGAACAACATGCGTATAGCTTCAGGCAAACCGCGTGTTTCAGGCCCCATGAGTAATGCCACAGGACGGTTTAAATCAGAAGTATGTGGGGTTTCAGTGCCTTTGGTGGTCAATGGATAAATGGCGTCCAACCCAATGCCCTGCTCAGCCAAATTCGCTAAACATTCATCGAAGTTTTCCCAAATCTGCATGCGCGCCCATTCGTGATAGTCCAATCCAGCACGTTTCAGCTTTTTGTCATCTAACTCAAAACCTAAGGGCTTAACCACATGCAGTTGTGCGCCAGTATTGGCACACAAACGAATGATATTGCCTGTGTTTGCAGGAATTTCTGGTTCATACAATACGACATGAATCACGGGAGATCTCTTCTATAAATAAAGGTGGCTAAGCCCATTAGGCTAGCCACTGAAGTTGTTCACGCAGTTTAACCACTTCACCAATAATGGTGAGCGTCGGTGCTTGAATTTGATGTTCAGACACTTTAGAGGCGATATCTGCCAAAGTTCCGACCACCACTTTCTGCTCAGGCGTAGTCCCTTTTGAAACAAGCGCCACAGGCATGTCTGCCCGTTGACCATGTTCAATTAAGCGTTGACAGATTTTTTCTAAACCGACCAATCCCATGTATAAAACAAGGGTCTGATTTTCATAGACCAATTCACTCCAAGGCAATTCAGGCGAACCTTCTTTTAAATGCCCTGTCAGAAAACGTACACTTTGTGCATAGTCACGATGGGTCAGCGGAATACCGGCATAGGCTGAACAACCTGAAGCTGCGGTAATCCCCGGCACCACCTGAAAACTCACCCCAGCTTCATACAGCTCTTGAATTTCTTCACCGCCACGCCCAAAAATAAACGGATCACCGCCTTTCAAACGACAAACCCGTTTACCTTGCTTGGCATATTCTACCAGCAAAGCATTGATGCCCTCTTGAGGCACCGCATGATTGGAACGTGCTTTACCGACATAGATCTTCTCTGCATCACGGCGGCACAAATCCATAATCGGTTTCGACACCAAACGATCGTAAATCACCACATCGGCTTGTTGCATCATACGCAAGGCTTTTAGCGTGAGTAATTCTGGGTCGCCCGGACCAGCACCGACCAAGTACACTTCGCCTTTCGGAGTGGTCCACTCAGTTAAAGCTTGCTCAATCAATTGATCGGCTTCATCAAGATTGTCATTAAACACCTGTTCCTTGAGTCGGCTGGCATACAGCTCTTCCCAAAAAATACGGCGTTCATCAGGATTGGCAATTTTAGCTTTGACTGCTGGACGCCATTTCCCTGAAAATTCAGCGAGCTTACCCATCCCATGGGGAATACTGGTTTCCAATTGCGTGCGGATTTGACGAGATAAAACAGGCGATGTGCCATTGCTGGCAACAGAAACAATCAATGGCGAACGATCAATAATCGCAGGCACCATAAATCGACAATGCGGTGGATCATCAACACTATTCACCAATACATTTTTGGCTTCACATGCGACAAAAACAGATTGGTTCACTGCTGCATCATTGGTCGCAGCAATCACTAAACGATAATGATTTAAAGGACATTCTAAGCTGAATGGTGCTTGGACATATTGCCCTTGGCTTTGCTGCACCAAAGACAATAAATTGGCTTCAATGTCAGGAGCGATGACATCGATCACCGCACCTGCTTTTGCCAATAACACCGCCTTACGATAGGCAATGTGTCCACCACCGACAATCAGACAAGGTTGCTGTTGCAACTTTAAGGAGATTGGAAAAATATCCACACATGACCTCAATATTTAAGTTCTGACTGTCTAAAGCAATTTCTATGCACAAGGTACATAGGATTTACAAACTAAAATCAATTAGTCGATAAACTCAGCACCGCCCATGTATGGACGGAGTACTGCTGGAATTTCAATTGAACCATCTTCACGCTGATAGTTTTCCATCACCGCAAGTAAAGTACGACCTACCGCCAAACCTGAACCGTTCAAGGTATGCACAAATTCAGTTTTCTTTTGGTCAGTACGGTAACGCGCTTTCATACGACGTGCTTGGAAGTCACCCATGCATGAGCAAGATGAAATTTCACGGTACGTATTTTGACTTGGCACCCAAACTTCTAAGTCGTACGTTTTGATCGCACCGAAGCCCATGTCCCCACCACATAGAATCACTTTACGGTATGGCAGACCGAGTGCTTGCAAGATACCTTCAGCATGACCTGTTAATTCTTCCAATGCATCCATAGAGGTTTCAGGTTTTACGATTTGAACCATTTCAACTTTGTCGAATTGGTGCTGACGGATTAGACCACGCGTGTCACGACCATATGAACCTGCTTCACTACGGAAACATGGTGTATGGGCAGCATATTTCAAAGGTAGACGTTCAGGGTCTACAATTTCATCACGTACGAAGTTGGTTACAGGTACTTCAGCCGTTGGAATGAGGTAATATTCTTTTTCACCTTGAAGCTTAAACAAATCTTCTTCAAATTTAGGCAACTGACCTGTACCACGTAATGAATCTGCATTCACCAAATAAGGTACATACGCTTCGGTATAACCATTTTTTAGGGTATGCGTATCCAACATAAATTGGGTTAAGGCACGTTGTAAACGTGCTAATGGGCCTTTTAATACGCTAAAACGCGAACCGGTTAATTTAGTTGCAGTTTCAAACTCAAGACCACCCATCCATTCACCAAGATCAGTATGATCTTTAATTTCAAAGTCGAATTGGCGAGGTGTACCCCATTTCAATACTTCCACATTATCATTTTCATCTTTACCTTCAGGTACAGATTCATGTGGTAAGTTCGGAATACTTAAGGATTTATTTTCAATTTCAGTTTGCAATTCAGCCAAAGCCACTTCAGCTGCTTTGATTTCATCCCCAATCGCAGACATACGTGCCATGATTTCAGATGCATCGCCGCCAGATTTTTTGATTTGACCCACTTGTTTTGCACCAGCATTACGTTCAGCTTGAAGTGCTTCAGTTTTAGACTGCAACTCTTTACGACGTGCTTCTAATGCAGCCCACTCTTCAACATTCAGCTGTACACCACGTTTTGCTAAGGCTAAATTTACTGCCTCAATATTATTTCTGAGTAATTTTGGGTCGATCATGATCAATTCTTTGCAAAGAAAAAAACTGGCTATAGTGTAAGCGTTTCAAGTCTAAAAATACAGTAAAGTGACTTTCAGCTGTGCCTTATTAAAGCAATTTGCTTAAAAAAGACAAAATCACTCCTCTGGGGAATATTCAGGGAGTTGCGGTAAATATTGCGGTTTGATCAATGATTTAATCCGTATAAATGGTACGGCCAATTCCGTAATTCCTTCGGCATACGAGGCCAATTCGTACAGCGGATAGACAAACACTAAACCGGTGCCGTTATAGTAGAAATTGTCACTGAGCTGAAATTTTTCTCGCTCAATATTGTGCTCTGACAGCCACATTAAATTGGCATTATAAACGGCATTCTTCAGCGCATCTTGCTGACCAGATGCAATCAATTGATCAACACTAATCCGTTTTTTATTCTTTAAATCAAAATTTACATATTCATTATGATAAGAGCCATGTGCCGCACCTGCATTATATGAACGTGTACTCAATTCAAACGATGCGATGGCTTGATTTTGCCCCATATAACGCACTCGAGCAGAGGCTTGACTCAACTTATTTTCAGCAACCTCTTGTTCAGCCTTATTTTTAGGATTTGACATGAAAGCGACTGGATAGGCTTTTTTAATCCGCTCTTCAAAATATTGATCAATCCACTGATGATTGGTCTGTATGGTTTGAAACGCATAATCTGTACATCCATCCTCTTCACAGACACGCTTTTGCGCTGTCTCCATTGGACGAGTTTTTGCCTCAATCCAATAGCTTTCTACCGTTTTCTCTTGACCATGTTGCGCTATGGCTGTCGAAGCCTGTGATTCATCATGTTGAGGTGGTTGTTTCGGTTGACAGCCTAAAAGCCCTAGACATGCCAATACCCCCAATCCAGACAATATGATTTTCTTATCGTGTTTAAATACCCACATACGCTACGTCCAAATAAAAAACTTCATCGAGTATACAAAACACGGTCTTAAAACCGCATTTAATTTTGTATGCAATAGATCTCTTACAAAAGTCGAAAAATCTTTAAAATGAAATAATAAAATAAAGAATGAAGGGTTCCTTTTTACTTTGTGAGAAGGTCTGGATGAGGAAAATTTTCATATAAATCCTCTCCCTAACCCTCCCCTTTAAAAGGAGAGGGAACTTTCATTATGAATTAAATTGTGGTTAAAGTTTAATTTATGCAAGAAATCCAATCTCAAACGCACATCTCATCTTTCAATGAAGACAAATAAAAAAAACGGTCCTCAGACCGTTTTTTAGATGTTAGCAATACTGCCTTTGGCAAGCATTACTGATCGATAATATCTGTACCTTTAGGCGGTGCAAAATTAAAGGTTGAATCTGGAATGCTTGGATTCACTTTCACATTGTTAAAACGTACATAAGTGGTTTGACCGAGTGAGTCTTCCAAAATCATCAGGCTTGGTGCTTTATTGGTACCAAAACTGATGGTTAGGCTTTGGAAAGCTGAATCTTTTTGTTTCGGGAACAAGGTGTAATAGGTTTTACCATTGTTTGGCTGCGTCACACGATACGACTTCATGATCTGCGCTGTATTGCCTGACAATAACAATGCAGGGGTATTCGCCACCTGTTCATCTAGATTTTGACGAACCGCTTGTTGTAAGTCAGGGTCATAGATCCACACCATTTTACCTGTAGTCGCAATGGTCTGTTTAGATGGTGAAGTGGTCTCCCAATAGAACTTACCCGGACGTGCAACTTTCATCACCCCTTTAAAGGTCTGATTCATATGTTGCGCGCCTAAACCTTTCTTCTGTGGTGCTTTTGCACTTGAAGATGCTTTAGTGGTTTGTTCAAAATTGGCACTTAAACTTTTAATACCATTCAACTGCTGAATCAAATTCGCTGTTGCCTGTTGCTCCGATGCAGCTGTTGCTGCCCAAACAGGCGTACTGATGATCGGTGCAAGTAGCGTCGCACTGACTACGACTGCACTCATGGTTTTACGAAGCATATTCATGTATTCACCTTTTTATCAGTTTGCATCACAGCATATTTAAGAATGATTTATCTTAAACCAAATCAAGGCGCTAATAATTGAGAAAATAAGAAGATTTGTATGGTTATTTTGAAAATACAGCCAAAAATATCCATCATGATGGAGATTCAGCCAACTTTATAGCATGGATGACTTGTTTTAAAAGGTCTGTTGACTTTATTAAGTCCGATTCAAATTTCAGACATAAAAAAACCCACATCAAATGTGGGTTTTTCGTGCTATGCAGCTAAAACTTATACAGTTTCAACAGATACATAACGACGGCCAAATTGACCTTTCACTTCAAATTTGATCACGCCATCAGCGGTAGCAAATAAAGTGTGGTCACGGCCCATACCAACGTTAGCACCAGCGTGGAATTCAGTACCACGTTGACGAACGATGATGTTACCAGCAGTCACAGCTTGACCACCGTACATTTTAACGCCTAACATTTTAGGGTTCGAGTCACGACCGTTACGTGTCGAACCACCAGCTTTTTTAGTAGCCATGTGTCATAATCCTCGTAATTAGCCTGAAATAGCAGTAATTTTCAACTCG
The sequence above is drawn from the Acinetobacter lanii genome and encodes:
- the rpoD gene encoding RNA polymerase sigma factor RpoD — its product is MLKCTVFPCHRFNEKRAKMSDKHSPTSQVAALISRGKEQGYLTYAEVNDHLPDSITESEQIEDIIQMLQDVGIPVHERAPEADDTMFDGTNTETTDEVAEEEAAAVLASVENEPGRTTDPVRMYMREMGTVELLTREGEIVIAKRIEEGIRDVLNSIAYWPNAVEVVLQEYKDYESGERRLADILSGYLDPESDEEIPEVIEEEPELVEDSDTKPTKEVKLDDDDEEESDSDDDSEGESGPDPEIAKARFTELEAAWQATKDAIAKHGRRSKQADDAIEALATVFMMFKFTPRLFDIISEMIRGTHENIRTAEREVMRYAVRRGRMDRTQFRTSFPGQESNPAWIEEQIAKAPADLKPYLEKVRPDVLAFQQKIADIEKELNLNVKEIKEISKRMAIGEAKARRAKKEMVEANLRLVISIAKKYTNRGLQFLDLIQEGNIGLMKAVDKFEYRRGYKFSTYATWWIRQAITRSIADQARTIRIPVHMIETINKINRVSRQLLQEMGREPTPEELGERLEMDEVKVRKVLKIAKEPISMETPIGDDEDSHLGDFIEDGNITSPIDAATSEGLKEATREVLENLTEREAKVLKMRFGIDMPTDHTLEEVGKQFDVTRERIRQIEAKALRKLRHPSRSEHLRSFLEND
- a CDS encoding iron-containing alcohol dehydrogenase; the protein is MAKPYYEFFCPVKVIAGNAALEHMPFELASMGASRPMILTDKGVRANGLLEPVETAFAATEVTIASIFDDVPPDSSLETVRAVADAYRSNNCDAIIAIGGGSVIDTAKAANILVTEGGDDLLKYSGAHNLPRPLKPFFVVPTTSGTGSEVTMVAVISDNSTHQKMPFASKYLMPSAAILDPRMTQTLPPHLTAMTAMDAMTHAVEAYTCLAANPISDAYATAAIKKVSENLFNVLDNPKDAHGRLELAQASTMAGIAFSNAMVGIVHSLGHALGAVAHLPHGLCMNLFLPYVLEFNKDVNGHKIAELLLPLAGADIYAQTPAHARADKAIAFINTMRDHIYSSTKLPRTLRETGKVTEAQFDEIAEKALNDGSIIFNPKETSLEDLKSILKKAW
- a CDS encoding tRNA (cytidine(34)-2'-O)-methyltransferase, whose protein sequence is MIHVVLYEPEIPANTGNIIRLCANTGAQLHVVKPLGFELDDKKLKRAGLDYHEWARMQIWENFDECLANLAEQGIGLDAIYPLTTKGTETPHTSDLNRPVALLMGPETRGLPEAIRMLFPQQHWIRLPMAANSRSLNLSNATAVIVYEAWRQQGFKELS
- the lipB gene encoding lipoyl(octanoyl) transferase LipB, whose amino-acid sequence is MDALSKPNLIIRQYSQLTPYEDRFLEMKSLTEQRDENSPDELWILQHHDVLTQGQAGKAEHILIPSDLPVVQTDRGGQVTWHGKGQMVVYFMFDLNRLKWNVRSLVSYAENLMIDLLKTYNIEAYAKPDAPGVYVDGRKIGSLGFKIRKGRSYHGLSLNIDCSLDGFHTINPCGYAGLEMVRICDLLPNYPSFEQLSQDVIQALTETNFFENIQISAH
- the cysG gene encoding siroheme synthase CysG, which codes for MDIFPISLKLQQQPCLIVGGGHIAYRKAVLLAKAGAVIDVIAPDIEANLLSLVQQSQGQYVQAPFSLECPLNHYRLVIAATNDAAVNQSVFVACEAKNVLVNSVDDPPHCRFMVPAIIDRSPLIVSVASNGTSPVLSRQIRTQLETSIPHGMGKLAEFSGKWRPAVKAKIANPDERRIFWEELYASRLKEQVFNDNLDEADQLIEQALTEWTTPKGEVYLVGAGPGDPELLTLKALRMMQQADVVIYDRLVSKPIMDLCRRDAEKIYVGKARSNHAVPQEGINALLVEYAKQGKRVCRLKGGDPFIFGRGGEEIQELYEAGVSFQVVPGITAASGCSAYAGIPLTHRDYAQSVRFLTGHLKEGSPELPWSELVYENQTLVLYMGLVGLEKICQRLIEHGQRADMPVALVSKGTTPEQKVVVGTLADIASKVSEHQIQAPTLTIIGEVVKLREQLQWLA
- a CDS encoding YbeD family protein; translation: MTDRTPSRELQEDLWVFPMDYPIKLIGVAGDELHGAVTEIMVKHFPDFDGKSIKVQPSRTGKYHSLTAQIVFQELEQVHALYADLAACPLIKTAL
- a CDS encoding APC family permease, whose product is MTNISGTQTTAQLKKNLVLWHIIIIGLAYIQPLTLFDTFGLVSEGSQGHVPTSYIFALVAILFTSISYGHMIRRYPSSGSAYTYAQKSIHPNVGFMVGWSSLLDYLLSPLVNIILADIYLRALFPDVNNWIWVISLTAIMTIINLFGSRFVARFNSTIVVVQLGIIFYFVYEVYQLLTQGVYADGTLNHDKIELWSLAPFWNEFTSIGALIGGATILCFSFTGFDALSSLAEETKDAEKTLPKAIFTTALIAGVIFIISTYFIQIFFPSAAALYFNPLDESQPVMLEALGNTTILTAITGIAFKTLVLYFAVIAVLASGISAHAGVSRLMYVMGRDGVINKKVFGYISPKLHTPVYNIIIVGVIALTAGFLDLEHIVNLISFGALTAFSFVNFSVISRYALRDGRTKTFKEIMSYVVIPSLGFASVFLMWLEIDEMALKLGLAWAVFGVAYLAYKTRGFRQPAPQHDEFSDH